A region from the Aegilops tauschii subsp. strangulata cultivar AL8/78 chromosome 5, Aet v6.0, whole genome shotgun sequence genome encodes:
- the LOC109771704 gene encoding uncharacterized protein isoform X1, translating into MGTRELPLPTCFELLLGKERDRWPLEARLICAAHDGSVRKIKKIAKELDVHGHGIPVTVANTTYMGMNALDAAGGHGSLPVYRYLVEEVKMDVGNPDTAQGFTPLEYAVQNGHLPAIRYLVDHGADLHQERSTLTLLHTAAVHGRSEIVKFLLSKGADVDALSDAGTPLTLASLRGHASILKILLQHNADPNKGNGVFVPLDVALNKSFVSCVKLLVQGGTNVNGDNPLAKAAEKGLTEAIKCLVEAGANPNVIDRFGRLPIELAAEYGTREDVEILFPFTSPISTVANWTVDGIIKHVEMEIKQLEDGSFVKKKMSDLKQQGDEAFKKQDYQNASVFYTQALKMDNFDAKLLSNRSLCLLRMGEGRRAYEDAAECTKLRPKWAKAHYRKGAALMFMKEYDAAYSSLSRALELDPESEEIEKLFWEAMELK; encoded by the exons ATGGGGACCCGGGAGCTGCCGCTGCCGACGTGCTTCGAGCTCCTCCTCGGCAAAG AGCGTGACCGGTGGCCGCTGGAGGCCAGGCTCATCTGCGCCGCCCACGACGGCAGCGTCCGCAAAATCAAGA AGATCGCAAAGGAGCTGGACGTGCATGGGCACGGGATCCCGGTGACGGTGGCCAACACCACCTACATGGGAATGAACGCGCTGGACGCCGCCGGCGGCCATGGCAGCCTGCCGGTCTACCGGTACCTCGTCGAGGAGGTCAAGATGGACGTCGGAAACCCCGACACCGCTCAGG GTTTTACGCCCTTGGAGTATGCTGTCCAGAATGGACACCTCCCTGCCATCAGGTACCTTGTTGACCACGGCGCCGATCTGCACCAGGAACGTTCCACCCTCACTCTTCTTCATACAGCTGCAGTTCATG GGCGGTCTGAAATAGTAAAGTTTCTTCTTTCTAAAGGAGCTGATGTTGATGCACTATCAGATGCTGGGACACCACTCACTCTTGCTTCTCTTAGAGGACATGCTAGTATTCTGAAGATCCTTTTGCAGCACAATGCAGAT CCCAACAAGGGTAATGGTGTGTTTGTACCTTTAGACGTGGCATTAAACAAATCCTTTGTCTCCTGTGTGAAGCTATTGGTTCAG GGTGGGACTAATGTGAACGGCGATAATCCTTTGGCAAAGGCTGCAGAGAAGGGCCTAACTGAAGCTATTAAGTGTTTGGTGGAAGCTGGTGCAAACCCAAATGTTATTGACAGG TTTGGTAGATTGCCAATAGAGTTGGCTGCTGAGTATGGTACACGAGAAGATGTCGAGATTCTCTTTCCTTTCACCTCTCCCATTTCAACTGTGGCCAATTGGACTGTTGATGGAATCATTAAGCATGTGGAGATGGAAATCAAGCAACTTGAG GATGGTAGTTTTGTGAAAAAGAAGATGTCTGACT TAAAACAACAAGGGGATGAAGCATTTAAGAAGCAGGATTATCAAAATGCATCAGTGTTCTACACACAG GCACTGAAGATGGATAACTTCGACGCCAAGCTGTTATCAAACAGGAGCCTCTGCTTGCTTCGCATGGGTGAAGGGCGAAGGGCTTATGAGGATGCAGCTGAATGCACAAAGCTGCGCCCGAAGTGGGCAAAGGCGCACTATCGGAAAGGGGCAGCTCTAATGTTCATGAAG GAGTATGATGCTGCGTATTCCTCACTCTCGCGGGCTCTGGAGTTGGACCCGGAAAGCGAAGAGATCGAGAAACTATTCTG GGAGGCGATGGAGCTGAAGTGA
- the LOC109771704 gene encoding uncharacterized protein isoform X2: protein MGTRELPLPTCFELLLGKERDRWPLEARLICAAHDGSVRKIKKIAKELDVHGHGIPVTVANTTYMGMNALDAAGGHGSLPVYRYLVEEVKMDVGNPDTAQGFTPLEYAVQNGHLPAIRYLVDHGADLHQERSTLTLLHTAAVHGRSEIVKFLLSKGADVDALSDAGTPLTLASLRGHASILKILLQHNADPNKGNGVFVPLDVALNKSFVSCVKLLVQGGTNVNGDNPLAKAAEKGLTEAIKCLVEAGANPNVIDRFGRLPIELAAEYGTREDVEILFPFTSPISTVANWTVDGIIKHVEMEIKQLEDGSFVKKMSDLKQQGDEAFKKQDYQNASVFYTQALKMDNFDAKLLSNRSLCLLRMGEGRRAYEDAAECTKLRPKWAKAHYRKGAALMFMKEYDAAYSSLSRALELDPESEEIEKLFWEAMELK, encoded by the exons ATGGGGACCCGGGAGCTGCCGCTGCCGACGTGCTTCGAGCTCCTCCTCGGCAAAG AGCGTGACCGGTGGCCGCTGGAGGCCAGGCTCATCTGCGCCGCCCACGACGGCAGCGTCCGCAAAATCAAGA AGATCGCAAAGGAGCTGGACGTGCATGGGCACGGGATCCCGGTGACGGTGGCCAACACCACCTACATGGGAATGAACGCGCTGGACGCCGCCGGCGGCCATGGCAGCCTGCCGGTCTACCGGTACCTCGTCGAGGAGGTCAAGATGGACGTCGGAAACCCCGACACCGCTCAGG GTTTTACGCCCTTGGAGTATGCTGTCCAGAATGGACACCTCCCTGCCATCAGGTACCTTGTTGACCACGGCGCCGATCTGCACCAGGAACGTTCCACCCTCACTCTTCTTCATACAGCTGCAGTTCATG GGCGGTCTGAAATAGTAAAGTTTCTTCTTTCTAAAGGAGCTGATGTTGATGCACTATCAGATGCTGGGACACCACTCACTCTTGCTTCTCTTAGAGGACATGCTAGTATTCTGAAGATCCTTTTGCAGCACAATGCAGAT CCCAACAAGGGTAATGGTGTGTTTGTACCTTTAGACGTGGCATTAAACAAATCCTTTGTCTCCTGTGTGAAGCTATTGGTTCAG GGTGGGACTAATGTGAACGGCGATAATCCTTTGGCAAAGGCTGCAGAGAAGGGCCTAACTGAAGCTATTAAGTGTTTGGTGGAAGCTGGTGCAAACCCAAATGTTATTGACAGG TTTGGTAGATTGCCAATAGAGTTGGCTGCTGAGTATGGTACACGAGAAGATGTCGAGATTCTCTTTCCTTTCACCTCTCCCATTTCAACTGTGGCCAATTGGACTGTTGATGGAATCATTAAGCATGTGGAGATGGAAATCAAGCAACTTGAG GATGGTAGTTTTGTGAAAAAGATGTCTGACTTAAAACAACAAGGGGATGAAGCATTTAAGAAGCAGGATTATCAAAATGCATCAGTGTTCTACACACAG GCACTGAAGATGGATAACTTCGACGCCAAGCTGTTATCAAACAGGAGCCTCTGCTTGCTTCGCATGGGTGAAGGGCGAAGGGCTTATGAGGATGCAGCTGAATGCACAAAGCTGCGCCCGAAGTGGGCAAAGGCGCACTATCGGAAAGGGGCAGCTCTAATGTTCATGAAG GAGTATGATGCTGCGTATTCCTCACTCTCGCGGGCTCTGGAGTTGGACCCGGAAAGCGAAGAGATCGAGAAACTATTCTG GGAGGCGATGGAGCTGAAGTGA